A single window of Candidatus Methylomirabilota bacterium DNA harbors:
- a CDS encoding cytochrome c oxidase subunit 3, whose amino-acid sequence MGVETTVIDKIEEIRAPVPPSFDDGPPPEFPRDRFGRGDDGRWGPPVSNARLGMLMFLGAEAMFFAGLIGAFLVFRFGSVMWPPPGQPYLPVGVTGVNTAILLFSAYTMRRALLAIRGGDRQELIRWLLGTVLLGTIFLGVQGYEWIRLVRYGFTLSSGPYGATFYTLIGTHGVHVFGAVLWLLVVLAGAGRNRFSAERHINLTLCGMYWYFVVGLWPVLFTLVYLS is encoded by the coding sequence ATGGGAGTCGAGACCACCGTAATCGACAAGATCGAGGAGATTCGAGCTCCGGTTCCCCCAAGTTTCGATGACGGCCCGCCCCCGGAATTCCCTCGGGACCGCTTCGGCCGGGGGGACGATGGCCGTTGGGGACCACCCGTCAGCAACGCCCGATTGGGTATGTTGATGTTCCTGGGGGCAGAGGCGATGTTCTTCGCTGGGCTGATCGGTGCCTTCCTGGTCTTTCGGTTCGGGAGCGTGATGTGGCCTCCGCCCGGCCAGCCCTATCTGCCTGTTGGCGTGACCGGCGTCAACACCGCCATTCTCCTCTTCAGCGCCTACACGATGCGGCGCGCCCTCCTTGCCATCCGTGGTGGGGACCGGCAGGAGCTTATCCGATGGCTTCTGGGGACGGTTCTCCTTGGGACGATCTTTTTGGGGGTGCAGGGGTACGAGTGGATTCGCCTCGTGCGCTATGGTTTCACTCTGTCGAGCGGCCCCTACGGGGCCACGTTTTATACGTTGATTGGAACCCACGGCGTCCACGTCTTCGGCGCGGTGCTTTGGCTGTTAGTCGTGCTTGCCGGGGCGGGGCGCAACCGATTCTCGGCTGAGAGACACATCAACCTCACGCTCTGCGGGATGTACTGGTACTTCGTGGTAGGCCTTTGGCCCGTTCTCTTCACGCTGGTGTACTTGAGCTGA
- the cyoE gene encoding heme o synthase: MDTGVTRVQRHPADFLALTRPRVVVMVLVTTLVGFYLASVGAPDYVRLVHTLIGIALAAGGTLALNQYLERDVDARMKRTRLRPLPDGRLQPIEALGFGVAITGLGLLYLALSVNVLSAFVTAISVGSYLFLYTPLKRKTSLCSVVGAVPGALPPVIGWGAARGELGLEAWILFGILFLWQIPHSLAIARLYRDDYARAGIRVLPVVEPDGGSTGRQIVSNCLALLAVGLLPTLIGLAGPVYFVGAIVLGLMFLGCGILLAISPSEASARLLLFASLVYLPAQLGLMALDKVPF; this comes from the coding sequence ATGGATACCGGGGTGACACGCGTGCAGAGGCACCCGGCGGACTTTCTGGCGCTGACAAGACCCCGCGTGGTGGTGATGGTCCTAGTCACCACCCTCGTCGGCTTCTACCTCGCCTCGGTAGGAGCGCCAGACTATGTCCGGCTGGTCCATACGCTTATTGGCATTGCCCTCGCGGCTGGCGGAACGTTAGCGTTGAATCAGTACCTCGAGCGAGATGTGGATGCGCGGATGAAGCGCACACGGCTTCGACCCTTACCCGACGGGCGGCTCCAGCCCATCGAGGCGCTCGGTTTCGGTGTGGCGATCACCGGGCTCGGACTCCTGTACCTGGCTTTGTCCGTCAATGTCCTCAGCGCCTTCGTCACTGCCATCAGTGTGGGGAGTTATCTCTTTCTCTACACCCCGCTGAAACGCAAGACCTCGCTCTGCAGCGTGGTGGGAGCCGTGCCCGGGGCCCTGCCGCCGGTAATTGGCTGGGGAGCCGCCCGGGGCGAGCTAGGCCTCGAGGCCTGGATCCTCTTTGGCATCCTATTTCTCTGGCAGATCCCGCATTCCCTGGCCATCGCCCGGCTGTATCGGGACGACTATGCCCGGGCGGGCATCCGCGTGCTGCCGGTGGTCGAGCCGGACGGGGGAAGCACGGGGCGACAAATTGTCAGCAACTGCCTGGCACTGCTGGCCGTAGGCCTGTTACCGACGCTCATTGGCCTCGCGGGACCGGTCTATTTCGTCGGAGCGATTGTGCTGGGGCTCATGTTCCTCGGATGTGGGATCCTTCTTGCGATTTCCCCCTCGGAGGCGTCTGCACGCCTCCTCTTATTCGCTTCCCTGGTGTATCTGCCGGCGCAGCTTGGGCTGATGGCACTGGATAAGGTGCCGTTTTAG